From Falco naumanni isolate bFalNau1 chromosome 4, bFalNau1.pat, whole genome shotgun sequence:
GCTCCCCCCTCCTCTTCCACGTTATTCCCATCCCAGAGGTTGTGAGCAGCCAGGGCATCTCTCCTTCAGGTCGGGCACTCAAATTCCCATCCTTTCCCtacacagccctgagcagcagcaggattttgtcccatcccatccccaggCCGGCAGGAAGCAGGATGCTTGGGTACCTTGCTGTGGCTTTGGCTTCCATCAGCCCGTAGAGGTTGTGGAGGTTGTAGTGCACTGAGGCTTTCTGCTTCGCTGAGGCACACACCGTCTTTGCAGAGAGGGAATCACCCAGCACGGCTGCCAGGAAGGAGAGCCCCCGTTGGCAcatgggggggtgtgtgtgcaggggaTGTAGACCCCCGCCCAGATGCTTGCTGGCTCTGGGTCAGCCCTCCCACACACAGGAGCCAGCCATTGCTGccaacacagcagcaaaagctcATGCAGAAGGTCCCATCCTGCACTCTGACATAGCCCCGACAAGCATACAAGGCTTGGGCATGGACACCAGCACACCTAAGTAGGGATGGAGGCATTCAGGGTGTAAAATGGAGACACGCTGTCTCTTAAAAATGGGTTTCCCCCATCACACTTGGTTGCCAGCGGTCTCAAAGCACATGGTACCTACCAGCACAGCCTTGTATTTCATCTCCCTCCTTACCCGGTGTGTAGGGTGGGCTGTCCAGCTCTCCTGGGGGGCAGCCGTCTTCAGACCCATCCATGAAGTTGGATGGCTCATTCATGTCCTAAGCAGAGGAAATTGTAAAGCAACTTCAAGGGGGAGGTTTGGGGGATCAGTGGATAGACCTGGAAAAGCTGTATTTGAGGGAGAGACGGTCCTGCCAGGACACACACCAGCATAAGCCGAGCTGCTGGTAGGGAGTGAGCCGGGGGCAAGGAGGGACTTACGATCCAGAGCCCATCAAAGGGCACGTGGGCATGGAAGCGCTGCAGGTTCTCCAGCCACCACTGGTGCGTGTCTGGGTTGGAGAAGTCTGCAAATGCAGTGAAGCCGGGCCAGACCTGCGGGGACACCACAAAACCAGGGGTTCAGCAAGCGGGTGATCTGTGGGGGACCCCCATGGGGAACAGGGTGCCACAGGGGTGTGAGCATGCTGGAGGGCCAGGGGTGCAACAAGCAATAAACCAGAAAGTAAACCCAGGCCAACCACTTCCAGTCCTGGATGCTGCATGtacagcatccctcctgcctccatGGTGTCCGGGAGCATCGGGATGCTGGGGACTCCCACCTGGCTGGGTGGGCAGTGGCAGCTGATGGAgtggctgctctgcctctgcttgcACAAGCCCTGATACCACCTAGCCCAGGGCACGTCAGGAAAGAGCTGTGATTTCTCCACACTTTGCCTCACTTCAGGAATTTTAGCTGATtcatttttctccatgttttcaGGCTACATTAAAAGCCTCCTCCTCACAGACAGCGAAGGAGAGCTGGTGGGAGCAAATGGTGGGGGGGGGACACGCTGGAAGGGGAGCACTGCGGAGCAGATCCAGAGGCGCGTGTCCGTTGCGGACAGCCTCACCTCGCCCCAGGAACgggaagggagagaaatcaGATGACCAGGCTTGGGCAGCGCTGCCAACTCTGTAAAGCTCATATGACTTCCACGGGCTcctctgctggggcaggggctggctccCGGGGCCGGTGGAGACACCAGGAGGTGACACGCGAGGCCGAGGGCTGAACCAGGCTCTAGCAATCATCCCGGAGAGGCCCTTCGGCCACTTGGCTTTCCCTCCAGCGCGAGGGATGAAATCCCAACCCTGCGATGGCACGACCCACGGGGCTGGGATTTCCCCTGGAGCTCCTCACCTGCCCGATGAGTGGCTGCCCTTGGGTGGTGTTGAGGAACAAGCCCCGTCTCAAGCCTTCGTCAAAAGGCCAGTAGGAGCCGTGAGGGTTGGTGCTGCTGATGCCTGGATCCTGGGGACGGAGCAGAGGTTAGCACTGTTCCTGGCAGACCGTGGCCCCTTCCCCCTGGCCGGCCAGTGTGATTCAGAGAAGAGGACAACCCAGACAGGGTCAGCCAGAGCCCACACACGGTGGCTGTTTTCCCCATGGGGAACAGAAACTTGCTTCAGCACTTCCAggcatgttttctgaaatgccaCTTCTGCAAGTCCCCAGGACCCGTTAGGGTGttttggggaggtgggggacaAATAAAAGCAATCTTGCACTTATGCAAGAAACGTCAGGTCACAGACGGGCTTGGGCTACAGCAGGGAGTTCAATGGGGAGGGAGCTCGAtctttccctccccagcaccccctcaTCCCCACCACCCACAGCAAGCAGAACCCACACCCCCTTTCCTtgtggagggaagaagggagatcACAGCTGGGTCACGAGAATCCAGCACTCGTGGGGTTGTGAGGGCACCCAAGCTGAGGACCCACGAGTTAAACAGCCTGACTCACAGTTCCTCCAGTTCTTTCACCCACAGGGGACAGGAGCATCCTTGTACTCCCACAGCAGACAGGAACACAGCACCAGAACCTAGCCCATGTCTCTGTGGTCCCTGCATTAGGGGGATTTCCAGTGGCAGTTTACAGCTGCCCGCCCAGCACTGAGGCACAGCCCTGGATACAAATCCCCAGGACCAGGGATGATTGGCTAGGTCCAAGAGCATCCCTTATGTTTCCGTCTTacatcccagctctgcagcaaagacagcacagggggaaaggagggggagTACCAAGATCATAACATAGCGCTGCCCATGTTTGTGGAGGTCTTCTACCAGCGAGGGGAGGGAGGCAAATTTCTGGGGATCGAAGGTAAAGTCCCGGTACCCATCCATGTAATCGATGTCATTCCACTGCACATCCTGTGGGACAGAGGCTCAGGGATGGGTAACAGGCCTTGGACACCCCCCCACTCCACAGGTCTGACTGGTTACCTGGGGGATCCGGTAGTTCCTCATGGCTCTTACAATCTCCCAGGTCTCATTGCTGGATCCATAGCCCCAGCGGCAGAGGTGGAAGCTGAGTGCCCAGAGGGGTGGCATGGCTGGGAAACCTGTGGGAGAGTGGGAGCACAGACAGGGTGACCCGAGATGACAGCAGCATCTcaaaaggatgggaaggggagGGTGGCGAAAGGCTGACCCCTGATGtgctgggtgggctggggaggggatggcTAGGGGCTGCTGACCCCTCTCCAGCTGGAAGGGCTGGGGACAGTGGTGAAGCTGGGGTGAGACAGAGATAAGGGCATGGAGAAGATGGATGGCCATGCTGGGGTGCGGGCACTTACCTATCACCTGCTGGTATTGCTGGATGACCATGTTGGGATCAGGCCCCAGGAAGATGTAAAAATCCAGGACCCCCCCAATGGTCCTCCAGGTCAGGCCcggagcaggctgcagggccACCTCTTGCAGGTGGGGGGATAGAAAAAGACAGTGACCATTGGGGAGCACCCCCCAGACCTGGACCCCCACGTGGGGGACCAGGCAGCACCACAGGCAATGCTCAGCTTCTGGCAGGGGAACTAAGAAATCATATGACTGGGAGATCACTGGCTTGTGTGGGGAGAGAGCTCTCTATCTTAAAAATTTGCTCGTTAAGCCCAAAGCTGCGCCATTCTCCCAGCTTCCATGTAAAGACCAAGCACATGCAGGACTCCCCTTCACGTCCTTCCCCAAAATCCCCTCCTGAGTGAATCAAGAGCTACTTGTACAAGTGAGCATGTGGGCTTTCCTGGGAAGGGCTTTTCAGACGATTAAGCCCTCAAGCTTCAGCTCAGGTGGTTGCATCTCCCACGAGCTCCTCCTTGGAGCATGGCTGCAATAAAGCCGAGCGCAGCTGGAGCTCCGGGAGTCCTGCCATGTGCAGCATCgtcccagctggctgcaagcGGTGGCTGCTGGGAGGGACGGGTGGTCGCTGGTGCCGTCCCCAACACGGCAGGAGCCCACGGGAGCTGCTGCGTTATCAGCTGGCACACACGGCCAGatcccacagctgcagctggcgCAACACAGCTGGGAAGAGCATGGCTGACGGCatccccagctgtgccccagccGTGCCACGCCACTGGACCTGGGGGCAAGGGCGTTTCGGGTCGAGGGGGAATGGGCAGAGACCCGCACACAAGGGACTTGCTTTTATGAAGGCAACTCAGCAGCTGGGCATGTGGTTAAACTGCTCAGCAGTTGCTAAAGAGCCTTGCCGTAGCCAGGAAACAGATGGCTATGCTCAATAACGGAGCCATCAAACCACATCTTTCCCTTTTACGGCTTCCTCTCACCCCAAGTTCCTGATCTGGCCGCTCCCGCAGCTCccatccatcccctcctgcCGGGTCCTCCTCCAGGACAAACTGGCCTGGGGTCCCCTGGGACACCTACCTATTGCATTGCTGTTGAGGAGGAAAACCCCATGAGCATCTCCGCCCTCCTCCATCAGCAGGTAGAAGGGATGAGCACCGTACAGGTTGAACGATTCCTGCAAAGAGGATGTGCCGGGTGACAGAGCAGCCCCCAGGCAAAGTGGGAGAGCCCCACATCACTGGGGGTAAAAAAACAACTCTGTGCATCTGCTGCCACCACCCAACCACGCATCTGTCACCCCTTGTGGAGGACAAGGTGAGGGATGAGGATGGTTTTGGAGCTGGTGCTGAATGCCATGGGAGGCTGCTTCTTTTTCACAGCTCAGGGGCTGctccagagctgggctgggcaagGGGGAAACCTCCTGCCTTGCCACAACCTGTTGCACTAGTGACAGGGTGGAGCAGAAAACACTCAGGGCCCTCAGAGTGCCAAAAGCCTTTTGCAATTGCTCTGAAATCCTCCCAGCACATACCTGCCTATTAGCCTTGAccagcccctgcctctcccAGTGCTGCCGCCCACCCCCTTGCCATGTTTTCCCAGGGCTTGTCCCATGCACCCCGGTCCTcgccccctgcacccccacggggaggggggagatggTACCGTGGGAGCGACGTCACGGGCCCACAGTGTGAGGGTGTTCCAGTCCAGGCTGTGCAGGAAGGTGCCACGGTGCTCCCCCAGCCCATAGAGGAACTTGGACGGGAGCGATGTGGATATCTGGAGAAACTGGTTAGCAAAGATCAAGGGGGCCACGGTGGTGTTGAGCCTGTCAGGGTGATACCGAGGGAGAGAGGTCAAGAGGGGATGTTGGGATCTAATGGGATCCATTTGCCAATCAACAATTGATCCCTTCCCTCTTGAAACATCCCCAGGGCCAGCACAGCAGCGTATGTCCCACCCCACATCCAGCCCCAACATCGTGGCCCAGACAGCAAATTTGAGTCTGGCTGGATGTGAGGCACAGCCTGAGCCCAAACAAGCCTgacccagcacagcacagcctttcTTTTGACACCAGAGGTTTCCACCCAGGTTATTATTAACCACCAAGGCAATATGGTGGTGGGGTTTCTCAGCCTGTTGTTGCTGATAAGCAGCTCCCAAGTAAAGGACAGAGAACAGGCACCAGcaaaagggaagggggaggaaagaagaggatCCCAGAACACCCTGGCCATACCTCAGCAAGCCGTTGGTGCTCACCAACAGCTTAGTGTAGGCAAAGCCATGGAAGCAACtgagagcagcacagcaaagccaccCGCAGTCCTTTTCCACAAAAAGCCTGGAGATGTGGGTGTCCCTATAGCTTGGACAACCAGGGAAATCCAAAAGCAGGCGAGACACGCAAAGCCACAACCCTTCAGTGGCCCTTTCCCCAAGCCACCAGGTGGCTTATTGGTGATGTGCTGGGGACCTGCACAATGCTTGTCTGTTTTTGGACCGGAGAGGAATTAGGGCACTGGGAGGTTTTTGGAGAGATGCTCCCCAGGTCCCACCCAGCCCTGACATGACCACAGCAAGCACTGGAAAGATGAAGAGCAATTATTGGCTGGAGATCCTGCAGTGTGGTTTTTCCTAGGAAAAACCTCCAGGAAGCGTGCTGGAGCCTGCCTAGGGTGGGATGAACTTCCCCCCACCTGCTGTGGGATGCGGAGGAGGTGGGTTCTTACAGCACTGTCCCTGTCGCCTTGCGCCGCAGCAGCACCCCAAAGGGGTCCCAGGAGAAGTCCAGACTGTAGATGGGGTTTTCTGCCCTCTTCATCGTTTGGGGAACCTCTAGGGGAACCTCATACCGTGGATTGGTCGCATCAGTTATCtgcaaaagggagaaaatgcaCTTTAAAGACCAGCAAAGAAAGAGGGCAAAGGGTTGGAGATGCTCTTGACCACATACAACCATGCCTGGAGCACAGCACCTTCCAGACTTGGTCTGAGCAGGGGACGGTTACCTATGGGATGGAGGGTACAGAAGCGCAGTCCCAAGCTCTGAAGGGCAGCCAGCGTGAAGCTCACCTTGATGTGCAGCCGCGTGTCTGTCTGAAACTCCACGTCCAGCCTCAGCATCCCGATGTCCTGGGGGTAATAAGCCTTCTCCCTCCGCACCAGCAACCCCACCATGCCCAGCGCTGTCTGGTTGAGGCTCTCCAGGGTGTAGCTGGGGAAGTCAGGGGGGTAGAAGCACCAGGGCACTCCCCGCTTGCCCCCTGCCGACGGGGGGGGTCTCCATGAAGCAGCACCCCCGGCTTTCGCAGAGCTCCTGGGTCACCACGACATGCCGCTCTGGGTAGCAGTCAAAGCGGTGGTTTTCAGGCACCAGGAGACATTTGGGGGGCAGTGTGGGTCTGGGCCAGCCCCCTGATACTTGCCGTAGCACCCAGACCGTGatggtgctcagcagcacagcagccaccagcagcccgCTGCCCACCCACCACGGGGCCAGCTTCCCACGGCCGGTGGGTGTTGAGgcagccccttcctcctccacctgACATGCTGCTGGCTGCGGCACTGTTGTCGTCAGCTTCTGGTACGACTTCATTGTCCTGGCACTGGAGTGAGGGAGAGATGGAGGCAAGTGTGAAGGAGCTAGAGAGGAGGAGCTCACCCAAGCCTCGAGGACGGCTTCCCCATTCCCGACGCCCACAGTGCAGACAGAGCCTGCCCACCTTGGCACCCAGCACCTCGATGTCGGTGCCCTCAGCTAAGATGCATGTGGCAAACTCAGCAAAGGGTGGCTTTGCCAGGGGCGGGTGGTCCTGACCCTGCTGGAGTGCGGGGAGGTGCTGCCACAGGACTCTCCGCCAGCCCCAAGAGACAAAGTGCCACCTGCCTGGACCCCACCTGCTCTTGGGGGGTGCCAAAGTGGCCCCTCGGTGAGTTTTTCCCTGGTCTGAATTTACAGGCTGCAGCATTTCTGGAAGCTGCAGGCAAAACCGAGCTCCCTCTGCCCACGGGAACAGAGCTGTAGTGCTGGGAGTTGCGGCTCCCAGGTACTGAGCATCCTCTGCTCCGAGCATCCTCTGCTGTCGCCCAAAGCCCTGAGTCAGAGGTTTTagccctggggagagctggATGAGGGATGGCAGGGAATGCACCGTCAGTCTTTGCTTCCCACTgataaaatctgattttcacaAACTCTCAGGCAAACATCTCCTGaactggaaggaaagaagacCCCCACATTCCTGCTGAGCCCAGGGAGCAATCTCAACACCTTAAATAAGAGACAcaactttcttctttccatctcCTGCCCAAACCATAGGCACCTGGACCCCACCCATCTCCGCCCTGCAATCTGCAAAAGCTCAGCAAAACGTCTCTCCtccaaaagcagattttattccccggcagcccctccccagctccggCACCAAAACGGCTCAAACTGCCAGGGCCTGGCTCCGAAGCCACCCTGGGCGCAGCGCCTGCCCCACACAGCACCTCAGCCTTATGCAATCGCCGCTCACTCACCCACGCGTGGGTGCCTTTGGGGTGCCAGCACCCACCCACCATGGCCAGTGAGCACCGTCGCACCCAGCATGCAAACCCCAGGGACCTCGGCATGCCACCAGCCCATGCACTCATGCTCATGCCAGGCTGCCCCGTGATGCAGTAGCATTCACTGGGGGGACAGCCAGTGCCTGCAGCcggggggtccccagcccagcacgGGGAGGCACAGTGCCCCAGGACCCCCCTGCCTGGCCTGCCTGGGCCCCGCTCCGGCCATGCCAGGCGCTTACATACACGTGTCTCCTCTTGACATTGTGGCTGCGGGCAgcgggcagcaggcaggcgggcagcagacagcaggcaggcagggctcccagctgctgcagctctgcctgctccaccGTAAACACCCTACAAGGCGCCCCGCTCCTACCGCTCCTCTCTAGTAGCAGCGCCTGCACACATGCCTCTCCGGCAACTTCCCAGCTACTCGCTCCTCTGGTTTGTGTGCTTTGtctttatgtattattttttttttaatatatgtatctATGCTCAATGCTGTTCAAAGGTGGAGAATATGGGAGATTATTTTTTAGATGTTCCCCAGCCTGGATGCATACAGGGTCTCAAAGCCTGGAGTATTAATGCTTCTACTCGGCTTTTAGGGTGAGAGCACTGTACCTAAAGCAGCGTGACAAAGCTGCCTGTGCTGAATCCTGCACCGTGGCTTTGGGGAATGGTGATGCCAGATGTGTTCTGAGCACATGGTGGGTGGGCTAGacccacaaaaccccacacttcCCAAAACGAAGCCCCTTTTTTCCATCCAGGTTTTCACCAGAGGTCCTTTCTCCAATGCACTCCTGTTCATCTGGTTAACGAGTGCATATAATTGCACACTCCCTGGCCAGGCTTCCCCACTCTTGGGGGACTTGGGAGAGCTGCTCATTGTTTACTGTCGAAGGCCACTGCAGTCTAAAGGTCAGCAGCAAAGGACAACAGACCTTTGGAGCGGAGTTGCTTTCCCCggggaatgaaaacaaaaagtaagagCTGTTGCGAACAGCACAATACAGCCAGAAGCAGAATTTCAGGTGACATGACCAACCCACGCACCCCACCATGCTGTATGCAATCTGGCAAACGCGTGTTGTTGCAAAGACAGGGGAAAATACCTCACTATCTCATGGATGTCTCAGGGAAAACCCTGGATGATGCAGGACAGTTCTGGTTATTACCACCTGGAAAGGGCACGGGGGCAGGTGGCCATGCTGGAGACACCGGTGGCCCCAAGgctcccaccaccagcacccctCTCCTTGCTTGTCTTGCCTCTCTGAGCCACCCAGGATGTAAAGGAGACCTGGAGACAAACCTCAGAGACATCAACGGGGACCACAGGGATGGCTGAAATCTGCCCTCCAGCCCTGAGctcagcctgtcccagtgcctgcagcaggtTTGCAGCCAGAGCCCGCAGCTCCCGAGAGGCGAAGGCTGGCGCTGCTGCAGTCACACTGGGCTGCAGCTTCATGCCGCCACCTGGGAGCTTTGCCCAACCTCATTAGCCCAATTCCAATAAAAAACAGGGGTTCCTACCAGTGGGGAGGTGCATCTGCCCAATGCCCGCTTCAGCCAGGGCCCGCAGGGCTGCaccagccgtgggggtccccATGCTTTGCACCTTGTGTTGCCCAAAGGGAGCAGCGATAGCCGGGACCTGACTCAAAGCCTCAGCTACGGCCCTTAGATACGCACCAGTGAGGGTCTTCGGGCCCGAGGCTGGAAAGCCCAAGTTGCAGGGGGCCAACACAGACTTTCTAGTATAGTTATGAACACGAAAAAGATCAGAGGGAGCCCAGCTTTGATGGAGGCAGCTGGGTTTGGGCAGCCACATGCGTCATGATGGTTTTTTGACGCATCTGCATCATTGTTGGGTGCTGCCAGGTCTGAAACACCACGTGCACTACAGGGTCAGGGCGCAGCGTTAGCAGCTCTCGCAATTGCAGGGGGAAAGCGCGAGGTCAGGGTTCAGGATccggccccggggcagcccccagggGTGCCGGGCGATGGCTGGTCCCGGTGGCCGCCGGCGGCGGAGGGCAAGCCCTGCCTGAGGCCCCAAACGGACCTCTGGGACCAAACTGACCCCCGAGAGCCTCCCGGCGCCCCGTCCCGCTGCAAACCCAACCGCGCGCCAGCGTGCAAAGCCCCAcggccgcgccgctccccgctccccgggAGCGCTCGGGGGGCCCGGGCCCTGGTCCGCGCTGCACACCCCGCCGGGGGGGGCGCTACGTGCCGGCTCCGCCCCGTCCCCGCGCCCTTCCCCATGAATGAACCGCGCGGGCGTGGCTGGGGGGTGacgcggcgcggcgggggcggggccgggcggtgACGCGCGGCGTGACGCGCCATGCCGGAAGCGGCGGGGGCGCTGGTTGGtcggcggcgcggcgggggggagggggccgcCCCGCGCTTGTTGTTGTCCGCGGGACTcgctggcagggagggagggagccgcgcagcgcccccgccgccgcccccgccgcccc
This genomic window contains:
- the LOC121086408 gene encoding LOW QUALITY PROTEIN: lysosomal alpha-glucosidase-like (The sequence of the model RefSeq protein was modified relative to this genomic sequence to represent the inferred CDS: inserted 2 bases in 1 codon), with amino-acid sequence MSRGDTCIARTMKSYQKLTTTVPQPAACQVEEEGAASTPTGRGKLAPWWVGSGLLVAAVLLSTITVWVLRQVSGGWPRPTLPPKCLLVPENHRFDCYPERHVVVTQELCESRGCCFMETPPXSAGGKRGVPWCFYPPDFPSYTLESLNQTALGMVGLLVRREKAYYPQDIGMLRLDVEFQTDTRLHIKITDATNPRYEVPLEVPQTMKRAENPIYSLDFSWDPFGVLLRRKATGTVLLNTTVAPLIFANQFLQISTSLPSKFLYGLGEHRGTFLHSLDWNTLTLWARDVAPTESFNLYGAHPFYLLMEEGGDAHGVFLLNSNAIEVALQPAPGLTWRTIGGVLDFYIFLGPDPNMVIQQYQQVIGFPAMPPLWALSFHLCRWGYGSSNETWEIVRAMRNYRIPQDVQWNDIDYMDGYRDFTFDPQKFASLPSLVEDLHKHGQRYVMILDPGISSTNPHGSYWPFDEGLRRGLFLNTTQGQPLIGQVWPGFTAFADFSNPDTHQWWLENLQRFHAHVPFDGLWIDMNEPSNFMDGSEDGCPPGELDSPPYTPAVLGDSLSAKTVCASAKQKASVHYNLHNLYGLMEAKATASALIQIRGKRPFVISRSTFPSQGQYSGHWLGDNRSQWKDMYYSIPGMLSFSLFGIPLVGADICGFSGSTSEELCTRWMQLGAFYPFARNHNTQNEQAQDPTAFSPAARTAMKDVLLTRYSLLPFLYTLFHRAHLQGDTVARPLFFEFPQDVATLGLDRQFLWGQSLLVTPVLEPGVDSVTGYFPRGVWYDFYTGSSVNSSGETLKMSAPLEHLNLHVREGAILPTQKPGTTSEVTRGNPMRLIVALSSSATAWGDLFWDDGESLDTFEQGSYSYLVFNVTQNIFTSTVLHASTEATEVTIGTLSIFGVRQPPSKVLLNGQERPFSYLDNQVLTVTDLGLSLSRGFSLRWL